Below is a window of Arabidopsis thaliana chromosome 2, partial sequence DNA.
tttgtaATTGGTATAGGTTACATAGATTTGTAGTCGTATTTATACAGTCACACATGATGTCATTTGGTGTGGATAATTCATAGAATATAAaggattttcaaaatattagatGTATGTGTAACTATTATTTAAGTGTATGTGTAACTATCCTAATAGTTTACAGTGAGATCATGAGATGCCTAAACGGCTAAACTATTAGGCATTTATGAGAAATTGCTCGTGTTTCTCAAGATATGTTCATTTGGGGCTATACGTATtttcaaatcatcaaaagtgagtctaaaaaaaaagttcaaagtGGGAATGCACCTATGAGTGGTTCATAACATGGCAGAGGTCACATTACCCTCGCATGTTTTGAATTCCTtcctaaataaataaaagattccAAAATCCATTAAAACTCCTACAACatctaaaaaagaagagagaaacatgATCTTTCACCAATATAAAAACTACTTCTACGACatctaaaaaagaagagagtgcctattttaaatatacaaCAACCTACGGGGGAACAATTGAAAGAGACAgaacaaaataacattttcttatgAAACTTTTAGCCTAATATATCCGACCATATGAAGACATGAGTCATCTATCTCAAGAAAATGGGCCGAAGCTAAGCCCAAAATCGATATATGTGTGGTTTACACCAGTCTGGTTAAGTAACTCGTGACTCACCGACGTGACTCTCATCAATCTTCATCACTCTCCCCCGTGCGCCGTCGGTGCTATTCCACGCCCTTCTTCATTTTcccaattaatttttttctttcattttaaaatttaaatcctGAGTTTATTTggatattcatttttttttgttgggatGAGATAATACTATTCACGTGTGTGAATTTACCTCCACACTGAATAACTAAATTCTACTCTTGGTTTTTCATGTGtccaattttatataataaagttaaATAAGATGATGGGATTTTGTACAtggaaaacatataaaaagtTGGCATTTTTTATGTAAGAGGTTTTTACACGAGTACAATTAACATCTTATTTAACATGCATTATTTGATGTGTTCTCAAAAGGCAAAAgctagagaaaacaaaaagagcaatggaacaagaaaaagctaaaataaaatgaaagtgGAAAGAcagaaaatataaagagaatgacagaaaaggaaaaaatgaaaGCGAAATGTGATTATAAAGTGAATAAGTAATGGCAGAAACATCCTCGAGCTATTACCTGACTTTGCATTTTCCCCCTTAAAGTATAAACActattcatatgttttttcctcgtaaattgaaaaaaaaaatcgaaatatattttaaaatgtcaTTTAAGAATCAATATTATGATTATTCATTATATTAATACAATCACACATAAATAAACTAACACATACAATTATCATCCAAGTAAGGATATTGTTGCACTCAGCTTCCATGTTCTCTACAAGACCCATACATGCATACATGATACTAGTCATGTAAATTCCGTAGAACATAAGAGTTAACGAACTTATTCTAGACCAGCCAGCGTGCATTTAACCATAAATCGACTATAGAATAGATATATGTATGATCAAACTAATTAGTCCATGGATTTAACATAAATAGGTATGTCAACTCGAATCATggaaaaatagtaaaacatgcataaaagtagaaaacaagatcaaagaagGTTCAAAACGTACGAacatcaaaacacaaagatTGGTGTCACTTTTGACCTTGGACATTCGGTATTCACATTTAAACTCGAATAAAAATGTGTAAGGACAAAAATAGTCTTAAATGATGAGTTTTGGTTCCAGCTAATTTGGAAATACGTTAccttacaaattaaaaaaaaaaaaaaaaaaaaaaaaaagagtgtgaaaactcaaaatttgaGTAGACAAACAAATGGCTTGTCCCTTCAAGTTcgtgaaacaaaacaaagatggtCTTTGGTTTTTAACTTCATAGGTAGTGATAGTAGAAGTAAAACCTAGGGGCGTAACAGTCATTTAACAAGCGAGAGCCCCTAGACTTTTTTGCTTACTCTGTCTgcagtagtagtagtagtgtTGTACTACCGACTCACTGCTAAAGTTATACAACGGAACTAGCGATAAGGAATTTTCAAAACCTGACCCCtcatattttctctttattctAATTTCACACCTTTCTTTTATAATCTCACTAATCAACCCTCTctattttctctttcctttgtCACTATCCGTTGAGAACCCAAACGGCTCTCTCTCTTGtctgactctctctctctctctctctctcgatcgGTCGAAATTTTCTCTGtaactctcttctctctttacgAATCCCGATATGAGCCACGGGTGGTTATGGTTATGAATAATCCTGCAAACAACAACCCAGTAGCAGCGTCTTCAGCGTCAGCCGTAGCTTTAGCTCCGCCGCCACATCCGCCGCAGCCTCACCGTCCTTCTACTTCCTGTGATCGTCACCCGGATGAGCGTTTCACCGGATTTTGCCCTTCTTGTCTCTTTGACCGTCTCTCTGTTCTAGACATCACCGGAAAAAACAACAACGCCGTCGCGTCTTCTTCTAAGAAACCACCGTCTTCTTCCGCCGCTCTTAAAGCAATCTTCAAAccctcttcctcctccggtTCGTTCTTCCCGGAACTTCGGAGGACGAAATCGTTTTCAGCATCAAAGGCTGAAGCTTTTTCTCTAGGTGCGTTTGAGCCACAGAGAAGATCCTGTGATGTTAGGGTTAGGAACACTCTTTGGTCTCTGTTTCACGAAGACGCCGAGCATAATTCTCAAACCAAAGAGGGTTTATCAGTAAATTGCAGTGAGATTGATCTCGAACGCATCAATTCAATAGTAAAGTCTCCTGTTTTCGAGGAGGAAACTGAAATTGAAAGTGAGCAAGACAACGAGAAAGACATAAAGTTTGAGACTTTCAAGGAACCCAGAAGTGTAATCGACGAAatcgttgaagaagaagaagaagaggaaacgaAGAAAGTTGAGGACTTTACAATGGAGTTTAATCCACAGACAACGGCGAAGAAGACGAACAGAGACTTCAAAGAGATTGCAGGGAGTTTCTGGTCAGCGGCGTCAGTATTCAGCAAGAAATTGCAGAAATGGAGACAAAAGCAGAAGCTTAAGAAGCATAGAACCGGAAATCTCGGAGCCGGATCCTCTGCTTTACCGGTGGAGAAGGCAATCGGGAGACAACTTAGAGATACTCAATCTGAAATCGCTGAGTATGGTTACGGAAGGAGATCGTGTGATACAGATCCAAGATTCTCAATTGACGCTGGAAGATTCTCGCTTGATGCTGGTAGGGTTTCGGTTGATGACCCTCGTTACTCTTTTGAGGAGCCACGCGCTTCGTGGGATGGATATTTGATTGGAAGAGCTGCTGCTCCGATGCGAATGCCGTCGATGTTATCTGTAGTGGAAGATTCTCCGGTTCGGAATCATGTTCACCGGTCAGATACTCACATTCCGGTGGAAAAGTCACCACAAGTATCAGAAGCTGTGATTGATGAGATTGTTCCTGGTGGATCTGCACAGACCAGAGAGTATTACTTAGACTCATCATCTTCACGAAGGAGGAAGAGCCTTGACCGTTCTAGCTCCACTAGGAAGTTATCAGCCTCTGTCATGGCTGAAATTGATGAACTAAAGCTGACTCAAGACAGAGAGGCTAAAGACTTGGTTTCACATTCGAATTCACTGAGAGACGATTGTTGCTCTGTTGAGAACAACTATGAGATGGGTGTTAGAGAAAATGTAGGGACTATAGAATGCAACAAGAAGAGGACGAAGAAATCTCGATGGAGTTGGAACATATTCGGGTTGCTTCATCGAAAAAACGGGAACAAatacgaggaagaagaaagaagaagcggTGTGGATAGAACGTTTTCGGGGTCGTGGAATGTAGAACCGAGGAACGGGTTTGATCCGAAGATGATTAGGAGCAATAGTAGTGTGAGTTGGAGAAGTTCCGGAACCACTGGAGGAGGGTTGCAACGGAATAGTGTGGATGGATACATTagtgggaagaagaaagttagTAAGGCTGAGAATGGAATGCTCAAGTTTTACTTGACACCGGGTAAAGGAAGGCGAAGAGGAAGCGGCAATTCGACCGCACCGACAAGCCGGCCTGTTCCGGCTTCTCAACCTTTTGGTAGTAGAAATGTTATGAACTTTTACTAACAACATTGTAATGAGCTCGAGTCTTCTTTTTAGATGTAGTTGGAATAATGTGTGATGAAGTTGCATTGACAGAAAATGTTCAAagatttacatattttttttgggttcaatCTGATTCTTGTGTTGGGATTTGATTTTGCCAATTTTAGAAATTTGTAGTTCAAAGTGTTAATCCATCTTCTTTGGTCATGAATGTATACATAATTTTGAGttgattataattttcttactaCTTCTATATTAAAGGTTCTTATACATAAGtgagaaagaggaaaataGCAATGACATATGAGAATTGAAATATAGCTAAAAATCAGGAGCAACTCATggacaaaagaagaattaaTATGAGCATCCGAAATTTTCGCATAACGCTTCACTTTGATAAACTTTTAACTAAACCTTTTATGTTTTACCTTCacagataaattaatttgaaatcaaagtcaaaaagcgacatttttttttgtcagtagtttagtataaataagcaaaaaaaaaatgtataatctACCGTCTGAAATCAATCATATACAAAGACTTCGACACTTTGTCAAGCTCAAGcgacaacagaaacaaaagataagtCATGGGCCCGTGGAACATGTTAAGGAGGCAGGAAAgtgaaactaacaaaaaagaTATGTTAAGGAGACAAGAAGAGCCCGTGTGAGCATATGACTCCAAAATTATTTGAGGTCATAGGGCAAAAATTACTCTCTTGGGCCTTTTGTTAAGGATACCAAATTAAATCATACCTTTTTCtatgagtttaaaaaaaaaaaaaaaccaaatgGATCAGAAATAGCGAGAGATTATGATC
It encodes the following:
- a CDS encoding LOW protein: UPF0503-like protein, putative (DUF740) (Protein of unknown function (DUF740); FUNCTIONS IN: molecular_function unknown; INVOLVED IN: biological_process unknown; LOCATED IN: plasma membrane; CONTAINS InterPro DOMAIN/s: Protein of unknown function DUF740 (InterPro:IPR008004); BEST Arabidopsis thaliana protein match is: Protein of unknown function (DUF740) (TAIR:AT3G09070.1); Has 108 Blast hits to 106 proteins in 27 species: Archae - 0; Bacteria - 3; Metazoa - 6; Fungi - 2; Plants - 76; Viruses - 0; Other Eukaryotes - 21 (source: NCBI BLink).), whose amino-acid sequence is MVMNNPANNNPVAASSASAVALAPPPHPPQPHRPSTSCDRHPDERFTGFCPSCLFDRLSVLDITGKNNNAVASSSKKPPSSSAALKAIFKPSSSSGSFFPELRRTKSFSASKAEAFSLGAFEPQRRSCDVRVRNTLWSLFHEDAEHNSQTKEGLSVNCSEIDLERINSIVKSPVFEEETEIESEQDNEKDIKFETFKEPRSVIDEIVEEEEEEETKKVEDFTMEFNPQTTAKKTNRDFKEIAGSFWSAASVFSKKLQKWRQKQKLKKHRTGNLGAGSSALPVEKAIGRQLRDTQSEIAEYGYGRRSCDTDPRFSIDAGRFSLDAGRVSVDDPRYSFEEPRASWDGYLIGRAAAPMRMPSMLSVVEDSPVRNHVHRSDTHIPVEKSPQVSEAVIDEIVPGGSAQTREYYLDSSSSRRRKSLDRSSSTRKLSASVMAEIDELKLTQDREAKDLVSHSNSLRDDCCSVENNYEMGVRENVGTIECNKKRTKKSRWSWNIFGLLHRKNGNKYEEEERRSGVDRTFSGSWNVEPRNGFDPKMIRSNSSVSWRSSGTTGGGLQRNSVDGYISGKKKVSKAENGMLKFYLTPGKGRRRGSGNSTAPTSRPVPASQPFGSRNVMNFY